In a genomic window of Occallatibacter riparius:
- a CDS encoding rubrerythrin family protein — translation MQAIASEHEVLIDNLRTAFDNESNAYVRYIEFAGKADGEGWHGVASLFRAAARAEEIHAANHGRILHQIGSELHFKPINIEVGTTLENVRTALADEISEVDTIYPTWLELARTARDVAVVRTFSWALAAEKTHARLFNEALALLEIEDEDSWITMPRDFHVCPVCGYTSENDAPEEICPTCFCLRSRFESVN, via the coding sequence ATGCAAGCCATCGCCTCTGAGCACGAAGTTCTTATCGATAATCTCCGGACAGCCTTCGACAACGAATCCAATGCCTACGTCCGCTACATCGAATTCGCCGGGAAAGCCGACGGCGAAGGATGGCACGGCGTGGCGAGCCTGTTTCGAGCTGCCGCCCGCGCCGAGGAGATCCACGCAGCCAATCACGGACGCATCCTGCACCAAATCGGCTCCGAATTGCACTTCAAGCCGATCAACATCGAAGTGGGCACCACGCTGGAGAACGTCCGCACTGCGCTCGCTGACGAGATCTCCGAAGTAGACACCATTTATCCCACATGGCTGGAACTCGCGCGCACCGCCCGCGACGTCGCGGTGGTGCGCACCTTTAGCTGGGCTCTTGCTGCGGAGAAGACCCACGCGCGGCTTTTCAACGAAGCGCTTGCGCTGCTGGAAATAGAAGACGAGGACTCGTGGATCACGATGCCGCGTGATTTCCATGTCTGCCCCGTGTGCGGCTACACGTCGGAAAACGATGCGCCTGAGGAGATCTGCCCGACCTGCTTCTGCCTGCGAAGTCGGTTTGAATCGGTCAACTGA
- a CDS encoding DUF1572 domain-containing protein gives MALKFTTSYLEDSLEIFRYYKKLGDRAMAQVADEHLFAALDGESNSIAIIVKHMAGNMRSRWTDFLTSDGEKATRNRDSEFEEPAATREAVLRDWEDGWAYVFNALEPLTDDDLDRTVHIRGEAHSVMQAINRQVAHYPHHIGQIVLLAKHFAGPGWQSLSVPRRKSAEFNRQVAAGEASQR, from the coding sequence ATGGCGCTGAAATTTACCACTTCGTACCTTGAAGATTCACTCGAGATCTTCCGCTACTACAAGAAGCTGGGCGACCGCGCGATGGCGCAGGTTGCCGACGAGCATCTGTTTGCCGCGCTCGATGGCGAGTCCAATTCCATCGCGATTATCGTGAAGCACATGGCGGGCAACATGCGCTCGCGCTGGACCGACTTCCTCACCAGCGACGGCGAGAAGGCCACGCGCAATCGCGATAGCGAATTCGAGGAGCCTGCGGCGACGCGGGAGGCGGTGCTACGCGATTGGGAGGATGGATGGGCTTACGTGTTCAACGCGCTGGAGCCGCTGACGGATGATGACCTCGATCGCACGGTGCACATCCGCGGTGAGGCCCACTCGGTGATGCAAGCCATCAATCGGCAGGTTGCGCACTACCCGCATCACATCGGCCAGATCGTGCTGCTTGCCAAACACTTCGCCGGACCCGGCTGGCAATCTCTCAGTGTGCCGCGCAGGAAGTCGGCCGAGTTCAACAGACAGGTAGCCGCGGGCGAGGCGAGCCAGCGATAG